One Planctomycetota bacterium genomic window carries:
- the smpB gene encoding SsrA-binding protein SmpB, translated as MKTESGKIIQKNKKAYFDYEILDKIEAGLVLKGTEVKSIRDGNVSISEGYGRIDKGEAFIYNMEISPYRAGNIYNHEPKRPRKLLMKKTEIRRLVGNTTQKGLTLIPLALYFRNGFAKIEIGLARGKKLYDKRESIKNKMAQREINKIRRK; from the coding sequence ATGAAAACTGAGAGCGGAAAAATTATCCAGAAAAACAAGAAGGCTTATTTCGACTACGAAATATTGGATAAAATCGAAGCCGGGCTTGTCCTTAAGGGCACAGAGGTTAAATCTATTCGTGACGGAAACGTAAGCATCAGTGAAGGCTACGGCCGCATCGATAAAGGGGAGGCTTTCATTTATAATATGGAAATAAGCCCTTACCGGGCGGGCAATATTTATAACCATGAGCCTAAGCGACCGCGTAAATTGCTCATGAAAAAGACGGAAATCAGAAGGCTCGTCGGTAATACCACCCAGAAAGGACTAACCCTGATACCGCTGGCGCTTTATTTCCGGAACGGTTTTGCCAAAATAGAAATAGGCCTGGCCCGGGGTAAAAAACTTTACGACAAACGGGAAAGCATTAAAAATAAAATGGCCCAGCGTGAAATTAACAAAATAAGGAGGAAATAA
- a CDS encoding N-acetylmuramoyl-L-alanine amidase, which yields MKKLHIMMVLILTLAITGLSSQALDKNAPYISLETLSDKYDLLHESDGITGREIFTGNGTKIIVCAGMMTVLVNDNLLVLEDYAKTINGQISIAPGDLAKIEKQISEHQTTYGKKEWGIRKVVIDPGHGGNFKGAQGTNGILEKEINLCVAKKLKLLLQANGIKVVLTRERDTHLSPNLNEDLNCRVAIANKEQPDLFISIHCNWAKQSSANGFEIYYCNEKPLPSYCVKKTNPGELDSSTKKIISYALREEFLQESLDFSREVQRIFDQLPTNNRGIHTADFRVIKKTECPAILVEVDFISNQTMCKRLSSDSYQCEIAQKLAKSVLNYQERLIATQGFAK from the coding sequence ATGAAAAAATTGCATATTATGATGGTTCTAATCTTGACTCTCGCGATAACAGGGCTCTCTTCACAGGCTTTGGATAAAAATGCGCCCTATATCAGCCTGGAAACACTTTCCGATAAATACGATTTACTTCATGAAAGTGACGGCATCACCGGAAGGGAAATCTTTACCGGAAACGGCACAAAAATCATCGTATGCGCAGGGATGATGACCGTGCTGGTTAATGATAATCTGTTGGTTCTTGAAGATTATGCCAAAACCATAAACGGCCAAATTTCTATTGCACCGGGAGACCTCGCCAAAATAGAAAAACAGATTAGCGAACATCAAACCACATACGGGAAAAAAGAGTGGGGGATAAGAAAAGTCGTAATCGATCCGGGCCATGGCGGTAATTTTAAAGGCGCTCAAGGAACCAATGGAATACTGGAAAAAGAGATTAACTTGTGCGTTGCGAAAAAACTAAAACTCCTTTTACAGGCCAACGGAATTAAAGTTGTGCTTACAAGAGAAAGGGATACACACCTTTCTCCGAACCTTAACGAAGATTTGAACTGCCGGGTCGCAATAGCCAACAAGGAACAACCTGATTTATTTATTTCGATTCATTGCAACTGGGCAAAACAATCCAGCGCCAACGGATTTGAAATATATTATTGCAACGAAAAACCATTGCCTTCATATTGTGTCAAAAAAACTAATCCAGGCGAACTCGATTCGTCCACAAAGAAAATCATCAGCTACGCCTTGAGGGAAGAATTCCTGCAGGAATCACTGGATTTCAGCCGTGAAGTCCAGAGGATTTTTGACCAGCTGCCGACCAACAACCGCGGTATCCACACGGCGGACTTCCGTGTAATCAAGAAAACCGAATGCCCGGCAATTTTGGTTGAAGTTGATTTTATTTCTAACCAAACGATGTGCAAAAGACTCTCATCTGATTCTTACCAGTGTGAAATAGCCCAAAAGCTGGCAAAGAGCGTTTTGAATTACCAGGAAAGGCTTATTGCCACCCAAGGATTCGCCAAATGA
- a CDS encoding HEAT repeat domain-containing protein — MRRILIAFSFLFFILSSCKGGPVPAITSASPDLRREAIIRMSGSPAAKQYFSDFTTALDSDTDYLVRAQAAVALGKLKDPKAIPYLVTALSDNSNYVRIDSANALGNIGDPQAIQALTKSLVDDPSPHVRRACAKALGNIGTNEPVEALIRAMDDVDLSVSDTAYQSLCKITKQSLPKKIGDWKEWHNKQK, encoded by the coding sequence ATGAGGAGAATATTAATCGCCTTTTCTTTTTTATTCTTTATCCTGTCTTCCTGCAAGGGAGGGCCGGTGCCAGCCATAACTTCGGCTTCGCCAGATTTACGACGAGAAGCAATCATCCGAATGTCCGGCTCACCTGCGGCAAAGCAGTATTTTTCTGATTTTACCACCGCGCTCGACAGCGATACGGATTATCTCGTCCGGGCGCAAGCGGCGGTGGCACTTGGCAAGCTTAAAGATCCAAAAGCCATTCCCTACCTGGTAACCGCCTTGTCGGATAACAGCAACTATGTCAGGATTGATTCGGCAAACGCTTTGGGAAACATAGGTGACCCGCAGGCTATCCAGGCTTTGACGAAAAGTCTTGTGGACGACCCATCACCACATGTCCGGCGTGCCTGCGCGAAAGCTTTGGGAAACATCGGGACAAACGAACCGGTTGAAGCATTGATCCGCGCAATGGATGATGTGGATTTAAGCGTATCGGACACGGCTTACCAATCGTTATGCAAAATCACAAAGCAATCGCTCCCTAAAAAAATAGGCGATTGGAAGGAATGGCATAACAAACAAAAATGA
- a CDS encoding DUF366 family protein: MIARFLSKKIKYDGSQIASLWTYRQTGLTGNGIVAFIGPCQIPAENIVDIEDLRNGKTIAGPLMLHFIIELFEMDLEKAILHQRLFAAITMAILEKHIGYPLSRKGDDIYDGPAKLSISVATLTPVSSKIHFALNIVSKGTPVKTKGLKDYKIPPEKIAHEIMNSFVNEIIDIKNTRCKVRGAP; this comes from the coding sequence ATGATAGCGCGCTTTCTCTCCAAAAAGATAAAATACGATGGTTCTCAAATAGCATCGCTCTGGACTTACCGCCAAACAGGACTGACCGGCAACGGCATTGTCGCTTTTATCGGGCCATGCCAAATACCGGCTGAGAATATCGTGGATATCGAAGACCTGCGAAACGGGAAAACCATCGCCGGCCCTTTAATGCTCCACTTTATCATTGAACTCTTTGAAATGGACCTTGAAAAAGCAATACTGCATCAAAGGCTTTTCGCCGCAATCACCATGGCCATCCTGGAAAAACATATCGGATACCCGTTATCCCGGAAGGGAGACGATATCTACGACGGCCCGGCAAAATTATCGATATCCGTTGCTACGCTTACCCCCGTTTCCAGCAAAATCCACTTTGCCCTTAATATCGTTAGTAAAGGAACACCGGTTAAGACCAAAGGCCTAAAAGATTATAAGATACCGCCGGAAAAAATCGCCCATGAAATAATGAATTCTTTCGTCAATGAAATCATCGACATCAAAAACACCCGCTGTAAAGTGCGCGGCGCGCCATAG
- a CDS encoding MBL fold metallo-hydrolase produces MKIKFCGGARTVTGSMHLVYAGTNKILIDAGLFQGRREDFYRINTSFPFNLPEVNAMVLSHAHIDHSGNIPTMVKKGMMAPIYATIPTVELCALMLPDSGHIQEEDIKFTNKIHKRKGLPFREPLYTEEDARASLVHLRGIDYHTPFKLADNVTCTFYEAGHVLGAAISVLDITGEKKIRLAYAVDLGRKNLPLLKDPEIIQGVDYLIIESTYGKRQHEQIENAKGRLADVINRTAERNGKIIIPSFAFERTQEIVFLLTALIRERKIKELPIYVDSPLATNITKVFMENIRFLDKQTQELIKRNKDPFGFNRIEYVNKTEDSKRLNTDTRPMIILSASGMCEAGRILHHLRNNIENPANTILVAGYMAQNTLGKRIVDRQPIVKIFGEEYRLRAEVVKINAFSAHADMNELMEYIQQCGKSLKRIFIVHGDEEQSTPFTDELNRRGYKAYLPAKGEEIPIG; encoded by the coding sequence ATAAAAATTAAGTTCTGCGGCGGAGCCCGGACGGTCACCGGCTCGATGCATCTCGTGTATGCCGGAACCAATAAAATCCTGATTGATGCGGGACTCTTTCAGGGAAGGCGTGAAGATTTCTATAGAATCAACACCTCTTTCCCTTTTAACCTGCCGGAAGTAAACGCCATGGTCTTATCGCACGCACATATCGACCATAGCGGCAATATCCCGACAATGGTGAAAAAAGGAATGATGGCACCGATTTATGCCACCATTCCAACCGTCGAACTATGCGCCCTTATGTTGCCAGACAGCGGTCATATCCAGGAAGAAGATATCAAGTTCACTAATAAAATCCACAAACGAAAGGGTCTCCCTTTCCGCGAACCTTTATATACCGAAGAAGATGCCCGCGCCTCACTCGTCCACCTGCGCGGAATTGATTACCACACACCGTTTAAACTGGCGGACAATGTTACCTGCACTTTTTACGAAGCCGGGCATGTCCTGGGCGCCGCGATAAGCGTCCTGGATATTACCGGGGAAAAGAAAATCCGGCTGGCCTACGCCGTCGATTTAGGGAGAAAAAACCTGCCGCTCCTGAAAGACCCGGAAATAATCCAAGGGGTGGATTATCTTATTATTGAAAGCACCTACGGAAAACGGCAGCACGAACAAATCGAAAACGCCAAAGGCAGGCTGGCTGATGTCATCAACCGGACAGCGGAACGCAACGGAAAAATAATCATCCCTTCATTCGCTTTTGAACGGACTCAGGAAATAGTGTTTTTACTGACGGCTCTTATCAGGGAAAGGAAAATCAAGGAGCTCCCGATCTACGTTGACAGCCCCCTGGCAACCAACATAACGAAAGTATTCATGGAAAACATCCGGTTTTTGGATAAACAAACACAGGAACTGATAAAAAGAAATAAAGACCCGTTCGGTTTCAACCGCATTGAATACGTCAATAAGACGGAAGATTCCAAAAGATTGAATACCGATACGCGCCCCATGATTATCCTGTCGGCTTCCGGCATGTGCGAAGCGGGAAGAATCCTACATCACCTGCGTAATAATATCGAAAACCCCGCTAATACCATACTGGTCGCCGGTTACATGGCGCAAAACACCCTGGGTAAAAGAATCGTCGACCGGCAGCCGATTGTAAAGATTTTCGGTGAGGAATACCGCCTTCGCGCCGAAGTTGTTAAAATAAACGCTTTCAGCGCCCATGCCGATATGAACGAGCTCATGGAATATATCCAGCAATGCGGTAAATCGCTTAAGAGGATATTTATCGTCCATGGGGACGAGGAACAATCAACACCGTTTACCGATGAACTTAACCGCCGCGGTTACAAGGCATATCTCCCCGCAAAGGGCGAAGAAATCCCCATCGGTTAA
- the tadA gene encoding Flp pilus assembly complex ATPase component TadA codes for MGLFSKKPEPAAPAAKTAPTPQVQTQAQTQAQSQPKKPAMDQSAQKMKAVTETIRMADNMNDLLIGTAARTKEALNADRITIYVVDSMHNVLSSRIKDGTEVKAIMIPISNNSIAGYIAKNAKTVNIKDAYNNNELQQNYAGLHFDRSWDQKTGFRTKEVLGIPVVLKGKIQGVIQAINKKGAAEGAGFSENDMKLVQDIADSLAPDLNKIKSFEDGQREVDLHKKIKRVTDKIHSALHIDDVLQNITEDLLDIFEIESLTIFMLDKETNQLVSRYWIKDGVQEISIALDNSSIAGFAAKNNKVISIADVYNESELIKISPEIRFDKRWDEKFGKRTRNVVAFPLIFGGSVNGVIQLINKKFGFLFSDKDIESAREIATTLGIALSRQKKVAGVKRSKYDSLIAGNLVSQEKLDEVVKKAKETGDTPEQILTKEHGISIESIGKCYQLYFRTDFIKFDKEMQIPVNLIQDVTLDTLKNEMWVPIDKTDNTIRVAMEDPNDIVKRDTIHLRFKSADLKYCVSTKDNIVSIIDLFYGVAKAEEGATGNVEDILGELKDEIAEQAKDEESKAELKEDDSAIVRLVNQIIEQAYALKASDIHIEPYTETDTIIRLRVDGICQEMMKIPKHYKNALSSRIKIMSGLDIAERRLPQDGKIKFKNFGKLDIELRVATIPTVAGNEDVVMRILAASKPMPLDKMGISEPNLIKFKDILNKPYGICLVVGPTGSGKTTTLHSALGFINTPDMKIWTAEDPVEITQYQLRQVQIHPKIGFTFERAMRAFLRGDPDVIMVGEMRDLETTSTGVEASLTGHLVFSTLHTNNAPETITRLLDMGIDPFSFADALLGILAQRLIRTLCKDCKEEYHPSEKEFKILKTEYGNDALFDSKFKYTKDFSMFRPKEGGCTKCSNRGYRGRMGIHELLVTSDEVKSMIHKKPKAAELTALVIKEGMITLKQDGIEKIIAGHSALPEVLSVCMK; via the coding sequence ATGGGATTATTTTCAAAAAAGCCTGAACCTGCCGCCCCTGCCGCCAAAACTGCTCCTACGCCGCAAGTTCAAACTCAAGCTCAAACTCAAGCGCAGTCACAGCCGAAAAAGCCGGCGATGGACCAATCGGCCCAGAAAATGAAAGCCGTGACAGAAACCATCCGCATGGCTGATAACATGAATGATCTCCTCATCGGAACAGCCGCAAGAACTAAGGAAGCCCTGAATGCCGACCGTATCACTATTTACGTCGTCGATTCGATGCATAATGTCTTATCCTCAAGGATAAAAGACGGCACGGAAGTTAAAGCCATCATGATACCTATCAGCAACAACAGCATTGCCGGATATATCGCCAAGAACGCAAAAACGGTCAATATCAAAGACGCCTATAACAACAACGAATTGCAGCAGAATTATGCCGGGCTGCATTTTGACCGCAGTTGGGACCAGAAAACCGGTTTCCGCACAAAAGAAGTCCTTGGCATTCCGGTAGTCTTGAAAGGAAAAATACAGGGTGTTATCCAGGCCATCAATAAAAAAGGAGCCGCGGAAGGCGCCGGTTTCAGCGAAAACGACATGAAGCTTGTCCAGGATATTGCCGATTCACTGGCTCCGGACCTTAATAAAATAAAGTCGTTTGAAGATGGCCAGCGGGAAGTCGACCTGCACAAGAAAATCAAACGGGTAACCGATAAAATCCATTCGGCGCTTCATATCGATGATGTCCTGCAAAATATTACTGAAGATCTCCTGGATATCTTCGAAATAGAATCATTGACTATTTTCATGCTGGATAAAGAAACAAACCAGCTGGTCTCCCGTTATTGGATCAAGGACGGCGTCCAGGAAATAAGCATCGCCCTCGATAACAGCAGCATCGCCGGATTTGCCGCTAAGAATAACAAAGTCATCTCCATCGCGGACGTTTACAATGAATCGGAGCTCATTAAAATCAGCCCGGAAATCCGCTTCGACAAACGCTGGGATGAGAAGTTCGGCAAACGCACCAGGAATGTTGTCGCGTTTCCCCTGATATTCGGCGGTTCGGTAAACGGCGTTATCCAGCTAATCAATAAAAAGTTCGGGTTCCTTTTCTCCGATAAGGATATCGAATCTGCCCGTGAAATAGCCACCACCTTGGGCATTGCCTTAAGCCGGCAGAAAAAAGTGGCGGGCGTAAAACGCAGCAAATATGATTCTCTCATCGCCGGAAACCTGGTTTCCCAGGAAAAACTCGATGAAGTCGTCAAAAAAGCCAAAGAGACCGGAGACACCCCGGAACAAATCTTAACCAAAGAGCACGGCATTTCCATAGAATCAATCGGCAAATGCTACCAGCTCTATTTCCGGACGGATTTTATAAAGTTTGACAAGGAAATGCAGATACCGGTTAATTTAATCCAAGACGTTACGCTGGACACCCTGAAAAACGAAATGTGGGTCCCGATTGATAAAACCGATAACACCATCCGCGTGGCCATGGAAGACCCCAACGACATCGTTAAGCGCGATACCATACATCTCAGGTTTAAATCAGCCGACTTAAAATATTGCGTCAGCACAAAGGATAATATCGTCAGTATCATAGACCTTTTCTACGGAGTGGCAAAAGCAGAAGAAGGCGCGACGGGAAATGTGGAAGATATTCTGGGCGAACTCAAAGATGAAATCGCCGAGCAGGCAAAAGACGAAGAATCCAAAGCCGAGTTGAAAGAAGACGATTCCGCCATCGTCCGCCTGGTCAACCAGATTATCGAGCAGGCATACGCCCTAAAAGCATCGGATATCCATATCGAGCCTTATACGGAAACCGATACCATCATCAGGCTGCGGGTCGACGGCATCTGCCAGGAAATGATGAAGATACCGAAACACTATAAAAACGCCCTGTCTTCCCGTATAAAAATCATGTCCGGGCTTGATATCGCCGAAAGGCGTCTCCCTCAGGACGGGAAGATTAAATTCAAGAACTTCGGAAAGCTTGATATCGAACTGCGCGTCGCGACTATTCCGACCGTTGCCGGTAACGAAGATGTCGTCATGCGTATTCTGGCTGCGAGTAAACCCATGCCATTGGATAAAATGGGTATCAGTGAACCAAATTTAATAAAGTTTAAGGACATATTAAACAAACCATACGGAATATGCCTGGTGGTGGGGCCGACCGGTTCGGGGAAAACCACTACGCTCCATTCGGCTCTTGGATTTATCAATACGCCGGATATGAAAATCTGGACGGCTGAAGACCCGGTCGAAATCACCCAGTATCAATTGCGCCAGGTGCAGATCCACCCGAAAATCGGCTTTACTTTTGAACGCGCCATGAGGGCGTTCCTGCGCGGCGACCCGGATGTTATCATGGTCGGTGAAATGCGCGACCTGGAAACCACCTCAACCGGTGTTGAAGCCTCGCTCACCGGACATCTGGTCTTTTCCACCCTCCATACCAATAACGCCCCGGAAACGATTACCAGGCTACTGGATATGGGCATAGACCCGTTCTCATTTGCCGACGCATTGCTCGGAATTCTTGCCCAGCGCCTTATACGGACACTCTGCAAAGATTGCAAGGAAGAATACCACCCGAGCGAAAAGGAATTCAAAATATTGAAGACTGAATACGGCAATGATGCGCTGTTCGATTCCAAATTCAAATACACAAAAGATTTTTCCATGTTCCGCCCAAAAGAGGGCGGCTGCACCAAATGCAGTAACCGCGGTTACCGCGGCAGGATGGGTATCCACGAACTCCTTGTTACCAGCGATGAAGTAAAGTCGATGATTCACAAAAAGCCCAAAGCGGCCGAATTAACCGCATTGGTAATCAAGGAAGGCATGATTACCCTTAAACAGGACGGCATCGAAAAAATCATTGCTGGGCATTCAGCACTGCCGGAAGTCTTGTCGGTCTGCATGAAATAA